The genomic segment TGGCAGGCCGGACCGCAACCTGCGCAGATAAGCCCGTTCGTACAGATCCGGCACCACCTCCGCCGCGCCGTCGGTGCCGAGCAGCGCCGCCCAGACCGCCGCCGCCTCCCAGGCGTCGGCCGCGTCCCGCACCAACTGCCCGGCCCGGCGGGCCCGCCAGCCACGTGCCCGGTGGTCCACGCCGTCGTCCAGGGCGCCACGCAGCGTTACCGGCAGCCTGCCGTGCAGCGCTTCGGGATGATCCCGGGCGTACTGCCCGATCTCGTCGGCCAGATACATCCAGACGACGGCCCGGTAGCGGTTGACGTACCAGCGGACCGGCCGGATGAAGCCGCCCTTCGCCAGCTTGACGAAACGGTCGCGGCTGACCCCGATGAGCTCCGCTCCATCGCCGCTGCCGACCACGCGCAGCCGGTCGCGCAGCGCCTGCGGGAAGCCCTCGGCCGCTCGCAGCCGGTCGACCTCGTCGCGCAGGACGCGCCTGCGGCCCGGCCCGGCCGCTACGGCCCGGACCTCGCCGAGCTGGACGGCGAGCTCGAACTCTCCCGTTTCCAGTTCCAGTTCTTCCCTGGCCCGGTTCATCCCGAGCGCTTCGCCCGCCGGCGCCTCACCCGTGGGTGATTCCTTGCCGACCGCGGCTGCGACCCCGACCCCGACCCCGACTCCGACCGCGACCGCGAGTGACTCCCGTACCACCATGACTTCCCCCACCGCCTCGACTACTGACAGTGACGAATCTAGCGCAGCCCGATGACCCACCCATGTGGCCTGTGGATAACTCCACCGCTACCGGCGCACCACATCGCCGGGCCGCCGAGCCGCCGGCTCACCCTCCGGAAGGAGTTATCCCCGGCTGCCGGGGCGCGACCCCGAGGTGCTCGCCCACCCGGTGCACGAGCAGCGTCATCTCATAGGCGACCTGCCCGACGTCGGCCTCCATACCGCTCAGCACCGACAGACAACTGCCGTCGCCGGCCGCGGTCACGAAGAGGTAGCCCTCGTCGAACTCCACCATCGTCTGGCGCACTCCGCCGACCCGGAACTGCCGGCCGGCGCCCTTCGCAAGGCTGTGGAACCCGGACGAAACGGCCGCAAGATGCTCGGCCGTCGGCCGGTCAAGACTGCCGCTGGCCCCGGTCACCAGGCCGTCGTTGGACAGTACGAGCGCGTGCTGCACATGCGGTACCCGCTCTGTCAGGTCGTCCAACAGCCAAGCGAGTCCATTGCCCACCGTCATTCCCGGCCTCCCCGTATCGACTGCGGTACGAGACTGTCCTGAACAGCGCGCTACGGCAAGTCCCCATCGGGTCACGAGCGGCAATCGGTATCGGGCAGCGGGGCCCACCGGGAGTGGCCGGCCCACCCCTGTAGCCCCATAGCCCCCAAGCCCCCATAGCCTCCTCGCAGCCCTCGCCGGCACCCCCCGTCAGCCGACCCGTCGCAGCTGACGCTCGGCGTGCATCCGTTCGGCGTGCTCGACCAGGGCGATGAGCACGTCCTTGCCGGATTCACGGTCCCGCGCGTCGCACAGCACGACCGGCGTCCCTTCCGTCAGGTCCAGGGCCCGTGAGACGTCCTCCGGCCGGTAGGAGCGCGCGCCGGAGAAGCAGTTGACGCCGACCGCGAAGGGGATGCCGCGGTGCTCGAAGAAGTCGACCGCGGGGAAGCAGTCCTCCAGCCGGCGGGTGTCGGCCAGGACGACGGCGCCCAGCGCGCCGTGGGACAGCTCGTCCCACAGAAACCAGAAACGATCCTGCCCGGGGGTGCCGAAGAGATAGAGCGAGAGCCCGGCCCGGATCGTGATCCGCCCGAAGTCCATGGCGACCGTGGTGGTGGTCTTGCGTTCCACCCCGCCGGTGTCGTCGACGCCCCGGCCCGCCTCGCTGAGCGATTCCTCGGTACGCAGCGGCCGGATCTCGCTGACGGCTCCCACCAGGGTGGTCTTGCCGACCCCGAAGCCGCCCGCGACCAGTATCTTCAACGCCAGCGCGGGCTCGTCACGCCTGTCCGGTTGTTCAGAGCGCCCGAAGTCCATCGATCACCTCTCGCAGAATGTGTTCGCCGGGAAGTTCGGCGGGCGCCACCGGCCGGCGCACCCGGACCCACCCCAGCGTCAGCAGGTCGCCCAACAGGACGCGTACGACGCCCACGGGCAGGTCGGAGTCGGCCGCGATCTCCGCGACCGACAGTGGATCGGTCCGGCACAGGGCGAGGATCGTGCCGTGTTCCGGGGCCAGGGCCGGGTCGCCGGCGGCGCCGGGCTCCGCGCCCGGTTCCGCGACGACCTGCGCGATCAGATCGAGATGCGCGCTGCCGCCGTCTCCCCGGGTCCGGCCGCCGGTCAGGGCGTAGGGGCGGACCATCGGGCCCGCCTCGTCGTCGTACCAGCGGCCGTCCATCCGCGCTCAGCCGCCTGCCGTGGTGTCGGAGTCCGGCCGGGCGGGCGTCCGCAGGTGCTCGCCGACCTGTTTGACGAGCCGGGCCATCTCATAGGCGACCAGCCCGACATCGGCCCCGGCGGTCGCGAAGACCGCGAGGCACGACCCCTCGCCCGCGGCGGCCACGAAGAGGAACCCGCCGTCCAGTTCGACCATGGTCTGCCGTACGTCCCCGGCGGCGAAGTGCCGGCCGGCGCCCTTGGCGAGACTGTGGAAGCCGGACGCGACCGCCGCCAGGTGCTCGGCGTCCTCGCGGCTCAGTGCCCGTGAAGCGCCCACCGCCAGACCGTCGTTGGACAGGACCACCGCGTGCCGCACCCCGGCCGCCCGGTCCGTCAGCTCGTCCAGCAGCCAGTCCAGCCGGCCGGACCGGTTCGCCTCGATCATGCCGGGTCTCCCTCGTTCGACGCCGGGCGGCCGGCCGGACGGCCACCGCCGCGCGCCCAACCGCTGCGGTACGCGGTCATGGTGGCGCGGATCTGCTCAGGAGTACGCCCGCCCGCGTCCTCCGACTCACCGTCCGGCCCGTTGCCCGGCGCAGGCCCGTCCCGTTCCGGAGCGGGCCGCTCCAGGAGTTGCGGAGCGAGGTTCGCCTTCCGTACCCGACGGGGCAGATCGTCGTCGCCGCGCGCGGTGCCGTTCGCCGCCGGGCCCACGGGGGCGGCCGGTGCGGCAGGACCGGCCGGGCCGTCCTGACCCGGCGAACCCGGCGAAGCCGACGAAGCCGACCAACCCGGCGGCGGATGCGCGGACGAGGTGGCTGACCCGCGGACCACGACCGGTTCCGGCGAGCCGTGCTGCCGCTCCCGCTCGTTGCCGTTCCCTGACCCCAACCCGTCGCCGTCCCCAGAAGCTCGACCGTTCCCCAACCCGTCGCCGTTCCCAGAAGCTCGACCGTTCCCCAACGCCCTGCCGTTCCGCGACTCCGATCCGTTCCGCAACTCCGCTCCGTGCCCCGGCCCCGGCTCCGCACCACGCCCCAACTCCCCTCCGCCCCGCGACGGAAGCGGCCGGACCACGACCGGGTCCTCGCGGTGGGCGCGCTGGGCGCGGTTGCGCTCGGCGGCGCGGCGGGCGGGGGCCGGGTCGGGGACGTAGCGCTCGATGAGCGCGGTGGGCAGCAGCACGACGGCCGTCGTCCCGCCGTACGGGGACGGCCGCAGCGAGACCCTGACGTCGTGCCGGGCGGCGAGCCTGCTGACCACGAACAGCCCGAGCCGGTCGCTGTCGAACAGGTCCAGCGCCTGGGCGCGGGCGATCCGCCGGTTGGCCTCGTCGAGCGCCCCGCCGCCCATGCCCAGGCCGCGGTCCTCGACCTCCAGCACATAGCCGTTGCCGACCTGTTCGCCACTGATCCGCACCTTGGTGTGCGGCGGCGAGAACTGGGTGGCGTTCTCGACGAGTTCGGCGATCAGGTGGGTGAGGTCGGCGACCGCGCCGCCGACGACGGCGGCCTGCGGCAGCCGCCGCACCTCGACGCGGGCGTAGTCCTCCACCTCGGCGACCGCGGCCCGCACCACGTTCTGCAGGGGCACCGGCCGGCGCCAGGCCCGGCCAGGGGCGGCGCCGGACAGGATGATCAGTCCTTCCGCGTGCCGGCGCATGCGGGTGGTGAGGTGGTCGAGCCGGAACAGGTCCTCGAGCTCGCCGGGGTCCTCCGTACGCCGCTCCATGCCGTCCAGCAGGGCGAGTTGGCGGTGGACGAGGACCTGACTGCGGCGCGCGAGGTTGACGAAGACCCCCGTGACGCCGCTGAGCAGCTCGGCGCGTTCGACGGCGGCGGTGAGCGCGGCACGGTGGACGGTGCGCAGCGCCTCGCCGACCTGGCCGATCTCGTCCGCGCCATGGGTGCCCTGCGGCGCCTCGGCGTCCAGGTCGATCTCCTCGCCCGCGCGCAGCCGGCGCATGGCGGACGGCATTTTGCGGCGGGCGAGTTCCAGCGCGGTGTTGCGCAGTTCGACGAGTTCGGTGACCAGGGCGCGCCCGATCCGCACCGAGACGATCAGCGAGACGATGACGGCGAGCAGGCCGAGCAGCACCGCCGCGCCGGAGGTGCTGGCCAGCCCCCCGATGACCGGGTCGGTGCCGGACGAGGCGGCGGCCGCGCCGCCCGCCGGAATGTCGATGGCGCGCAGGCCGCCGATGACCGGGCCGGAGGCAGCCGTCCAGGTGTCCGCGGGCGCGGCGGCCGCGGCGTGCGGCCCCGGGTCGGCGCGCAGCACCCCGTCCTCCAGGCCGAGCAGGGCGCTGTACGGTGCGGAGCCGCTCAGCTTCTGCCAGGACGCGTGGCTGCCGCCCCCCAGGTCACCGGCCGAGGCATCGAGCAACAGCCGCCGGGTTTGTACGGCGCCGGTGAAGTCGCGGTAGCGCGGGCCGTCCAGGGTGCCGGTGAGTTCCGCGACGGAGATCAGGGCGTCCTCACGGGCCAGCATCTCGCCCGCCCGCCCGAACTCCAGGGCGACGCGGCTGCCGGAGGTCAGGACGGGGTCGGGGCCGGCGGTCAGTACGCCGATGGCGGAGAAGGCGTTCTCGATCGCGTCGCAGTAGCCGCGGTACGTCTCGTCCCAGCCGGCGGTGCGGGCCGTGACCCGCGCACGCAGCGCGCGCAGCCCGGACACGCCGTCGATGAACGTCCGCAGCCGGGGCGCGACGCCGGACGGCAGCCCGATGCCGTCGGCGATCGTGTGGCTGCTCCCCTGCCGCAGCGCGCCGGCCGCCCGGTCGGTGGTGGCGGCGGCGCTGTCGAGCTGCGCCGCGCGGGCGGCGGTCGGGGCGGCCAGGTACAGGGCGGCGGCGCGGCGTTCGGCCTGCAGGGCGGTGACGGAGGCGGCGACGGGACCGCTGACCTCCTTCTCGACCTGCTGGGTGCGCAGCCGGCCGGAGATGTCCTGGGCCGCGTTGACGGCGGCGAAGGCCCACAGGGCCATCAGCGACACGACGGGCACCATGAGGATGGAGACGATCTTCGCCCGCACCGTCCTGGGCCGCAGCACCAGCCCCGGGACGAACCTCGACCGACCCGGCGGCCGTGCACCCGGCCATCGCGGACCACCGGTCCCGGCAGAAACGTTCGCTCCAGCGGAAGCGTTCGACCCGGCGGAAACGTTCGACCCGGCAGGCGTCTTCGCCCCGCCGGGCCCCTCCGGATCCGCATCCGTCCGCGGCGGAACGTCCGCACCCCCGGGACCCGTCGCCCTGGGTGCGCCCGCGGCCAGTGCCAGCGGTGACATCCGCTCGTCGGCGGGCGGTCCGGCGTGCGCGCGGCGGCCGCGCGGAGCGCTCACGCCGCACCCTCGTGCAGCGACTGGGCGGACGCGGAGGCGGCGCGTTCACGGGCGCTCGGGGAGAGCGCGACGAAGGCCGACGTCAGGAAGAGGTACGAGCCCAGGCCGACCACCAGGGGGAAGAGGAACGCGGTGGCACTCGCGCCCGGCAGCACCTCGGACGACGGACGGACCGTCACCCGCACGGCGAACATCCCTGTGTAGTGCATGCTGCTCACCGCCGCGCCCATCACCAGCGACGCCCCGGCCACCACGACCGGCCGGTGGACCGTCAGCGCCGCGTACAGCGCGGCGGTGGCGGCGGCCAGCGCGATGAGTACGGACAGCATGACGCGCACGGGGTCGTAGGAGATGGCGCCGTGCAGCCGCAGGGCCGCCATCCCGACGTAGTGCATGGCGGCGACGCCGAGTCCGGTCGCCAGGCCCCCCGCCAGCAGGGATCGGATGCGGCCCCGCCCGTAGCCGACGATGAACACGCCGACGCCCACGACGGCGACGGCGATCAGCAGGCTCAGGACGGTCAGCGGCACATTGTAGCGGATCTCGGTGCCGGAGACCCGGAAGCCGAGCATCGCGACGAAGTGCATCGTCCAGATGCCGGTGCCGAGCGCGCTGGCCGCGGTCAGCAGCCAGTTGCGCCGGGAGCGGCCGGTCGCGCCGAGCGCCCGTACGGTGCAGCGCAGGCCGAGCGTCGAGCCCACGCAGGCCATCACGTACGACAGCGTCGGGGTCAGCCAGCCGAAGCCGGCTTGGTCCATGTGTCCCATGGGTCCGGGACGCTAGACCCGTGGTGTTCGCAGCCCTCCGGGCAGTTCGGAACCCGGCGGATATTGACAGTCTCGTACGCTGATCCGGCCCCGAACGATCGCGCAACGCTCGAACATGCGCGCAGGCGGGACGTTTCAGCCACTGCGTGGCGCATACATGATCACGCCCACCCCCACCAGGCAGACCACCGCCCCCACCACATCGAACCGGTCGGGCCGGTAGCCGTCCGCCACCATCCCCCACACGAGCGAACCGGCGACGAACACACCGCCGTACGCGGCCAGAATCCGTCCGAACTCGGCGTCCGGCTGCAGGGTCGCAACGAACCCGTAGCACCCGAGGGCCACCACTCCCGCCCCCATCCAGGCCCAGCCGCGGTGCTCACGGATGCCCTGCCAGATCAGCCAGGCACCGCCGATCTCCAGCAGCGCGGCAAGGACGAACAGAGCGGCGGAACGCAGCGTGATCATGCGAACATGATGCATGGAGACCGAACGTGAACGAGTCCGCGAATTCTTCGCCGCCAAGGCCGTGGGCTGGGAGAAGCGCTTCCCCGACGACAGTCCCGCCTACGCGGCGGCCGTCGCGGAACTGGGCCTGCGGCCCGGCCAGTCGGCCCTCGACGTGGGCTGCGGAACCGGCCGCGCGCTGCCCCCGCTGCGAGCCGCCGTCGGCCCGGCGGGCACCGTCGTCGGCGCCGATCTGACCCCGGAGATGCTGCACGAGGCGACCGCGCTCGGCCGCCACCGCGCCGGCTCGCTCATCGAGGCGGACAGCGCCCGGCTGCCGCTGCGCGACGCCTGCTTGGACGCCGTCTTCGCCGCCGGGCTGCTGCACCATCTGCCGAACGCGGCGGCCGGGCTGCGCGAGTTCGCCCGCGTCACCCGGCCCGGCGGCCGGCTCGCGCTCTTCCACCCGATCGGCCGCGCCGCGCTCGCCGCCCGGCGCGGCCATGAGCTGCACGAGGACGACGTCCGCGCGAAGCCCAACCTCCCCCGGCTGCTGACCGACGCGGGCTGGGAGCTGACGGTGTACGACGACTCCGAGGACCGGTACCTGTCCGTGGCTACGCGGCTGAACTGACCGCTGCCGAACCGGCCCCGGCGATCACGGCGGCGAACGCCCCGGGGTTGTCGAACATCATGTTGTGACCGGCGTCCGGCACCGTCTCGACGTCGACACCCGCCGCCACCAGTTCCGTCCGGCCGTCGACGTCCGGGCTCAACTCCCCCACCAGGAAGATGCGGGGAATGTCCATCGCCAGCAGCATCGTCCGCATGGTGGGTTCGGTGCCCCGCGCCAGCCGGGTGGCGGTGCGGTACAGCGCCACCGGGTCGGCGAGCCGCATCGTGGCCCCCCAGATCGGGCCCACCCGCTCCAGCACGGCGGCGAATCCACCGCCTTCCACGAACTCCCGCTCCCCGTACCGCGCGATACGGCTGCTGTCGGCTCCGGCCGGCGGGTTCGGGTCGAGGTTGGCCTCGGCGAGCACCAGCCGGGCCACCAGGTCCGGGCGGCGGTGCGCCAGAACGATCGCGACCGCGCCGCCCATGCTGTGCCCGACGACCTCGGCGCCGTTCACGCCGGCCGCTTCCAGGACCGCGGCGACCGCGTCGGCATGCTCCTCCAGCGAGTAGCCGAAGTCCGCGGGCCGGTCGCTGATCCCGAATCCGCGCAAACGCATCGCCGCCCTCACCGGCCACGTCAAGCCCGTCGCCGAGAGCACCCTGTATCCGGCGATCAAGCGACTGGAGAAGGCGGACTGGCTCCGGCGGGAGACACAGCCCGGCGCGGTCGCCGCTCCCCGCCATGTCCTCACCCTCACCGCCGAGGGCCGCACCGAACTGCGGCGGCGGCTGGCCGAGCCCGCGGAGCTCGATCTGAGCGACGAGAACCGCTGGTTCACCCTCCTCGCGTTCCTGCGCCACCTCGGCGACGCCCGCCAGGAGGCCGCGGTGCTCCGCCGCCGGCTCGCCTTCCTGGAGCAGCCCGCCAGCTTCTTCTACGACGGCGACCGGCCGGTCCGCGCCGAGGAGCTCGACGATCTCTACCGCAGGGGCGTCCTCACCATCGCCCGCGCCACCAGCCGCGCCGAACTGGACTGGCTGCGCGGCACGTTGAAGGAGCTCGGCGACGATCCGGACGCGAAGTAGCGGCAACGGCCCCGGAGCTCGGCCGGACAGGCGCTACGCGGCGGGCAGGCCGAGCAAGGTGCGCGCCATGGTTTCCGGCTCGGTTCCGTGTTCCCGGGCCAGCGTCAGCACCGCGCGCTGCGCGAGCTCGTTGACTCCGAACATCAGGGCGTCGGGGGCGACTCGGCCCGCGGCCTCGTCGATCCGGTCCTGGTCGTCGGCGATGCAGGCCACCACGTAGGTCGCGGCCGCGTCGAACAGGTTGTGCTCCAGCGGGGCCCGGTCCCCGGGACCCGCCGGGTCGGGTGCTCGCACCGGCAGTCTGAACACGTCTCCGATCCTGTGCAGCAGGCCGGGCATGCCCATCACCTCTCCCTGTCGCCGAGTTCGCGCTCTCCCCTGGGTTATCTCCGCTTCAGGGGGCGGGAACCCGGCTTGCCCGGACGGCGGTCGGCGATGGAGAGGCGGTAGCCGGTCAGGGCGCGCGCGACGGGTTCCCCGGTGGCGGCCGCGTACGCCAGGTTTTCGCGCACCTCGCGCAGGGTCCGCGGGCGGAAGCCGGGACCGCCGCAGCAGGACTTGTGGAACCCGACGCCCGCGGTGAGCAGCACGGTGAGCACCCGCCATGCCGGGGCGTCGCTCCGGCGGGGCGCCGCGAAAGCGGAACCCGCGTGGATCAGCCCGGCCGCGCAGCGGGGGCAGCGCCGGGCCCGCTCCGGCCCGTACTCCTGCTTGTAGGAGGCGCGGCACGGGAGGCAGACGTAGTGCGTGCGGTGGACACCCATACCCCGCAGGGTAAGGGCCGCGGTGCCTCCGTTCCGAGCGGTTTTTCCTCCGGTCGGGCCCCGCTATCGACGCGGACGTTACCCGCTGGTTAAGGTGCGCGGACCGAAGAGAGGGAGGGGCCCCGTGACCGATACGGACGACTACACGCAGCAGGACGACGACGCGTTGTTCGTGCTCACGGCGGCGATGCTGACGCCGGCGCAGTTCCCGAGCGTGCTCGCCGACGACTACCCGCAGGCCTGCGAGGCGCTGGGTCTGGAGCCCGCCAGGGACGGTTACGGTCTGCTCTTCGGACAGGACGGCGGCGGCGCCCGGTGGACCGTCGCGATCACCGACACGGCCCTGGTCGCGTGCGCGCTGGCGGCCTGGGACTGCGGGCTGGAGTACGACCTCTCCCCCGACGAGCGCTACGTTGCCGCGGCCCTGCCGGGCTGGCCGCTGCCGGTCGCGGTGGCCGCGCCGGGTGTACCCGATCCGCACGATCCGTCGGAGGAGGAGGGCGGCCGTCCGCCGCTGGCACCGCCCGACCTGGAGACCTGGGGCGGGGCGCAACGACGGCTGGGCGCGGACGAGATCGCTCTGCGGTGGTGGGCCTGGCGCGAACAGCTCACCGATGACGCCGTCGACGAAGCGGCGGCCGGGGACGAAGCAGCGACCGAGGACGCTCCGGCGACCGAGGACGGAGCGCCCGATCCCGACGCTCCCACGGACGGAGCCCGTACGGACGAGGCCGATTCCGACGAGGCAACTCCGGGCGACGCCACCGCCGACGAGGACGCCGCGGACGAGGCGGACGCCCCGGACGACGCGGCCGGGAACGACGCCTCCGGGACCGTGGCCGTGCACCATGCGGGCGTGCGCCGGGCGCTGGAGAGCGCGGAGGCGTACCTCAGCTCACCGCCGCCGCCCGGACGGGTCCGGGCGGCGCATGGAGCGGTACGTGCGGACGGTCCCGGCTGGAGCCTGGTGGCGCGGACCGACGACATGGCGTTCGTGCTCCTCGACGACGAACCGGGCGAGGTCCACCCGGTCCGCCGCGGCCCGGCGCTGCCGGCCCTGCTGGAAGCACTGGACCGGCTGGCCGCCCGGCCCGTCTGAGCGCCCGGAACCGCCCCACCGGAGTCGACATATCGATGTTCCGGTGTCTCAGTGCCCCCGCAGTTCGGCCTCCACCTTGTCGGCGGCCTTGCGCGCCGCGACCAGCACCGGGTCCCAGACGGGGGAGAACGGCGGCGCGTAGCCGAGGTCGAGCGCCGTCATCTGGTCGACGGTCATGCCGGCGGTGAGGGCGACGGCGCCGATGTCGACGCGCTTGGCCGCGCCCTCCCGTCCGACGATCTGCAGGCCGAGCAGCCGCCCCGTGCGGAGTTCGGCGAGCATCTTGACCGTCATGGTCGCGGCTCCCGGGTAGTAACCGGCCCGGCTGCTGGACTCGATGACGGCGGTGACGAAGCGCAGCCCCGCGGCGCGCGCCTGCGACTCCTTCAGACCCGTGCGGGCGATCTCGACGTCGCAGACCTTGCTGACGGCGGTACCGACGACGCCGGGGAAGGTGGCGTACCCGCCGCCGATGTTGATGCCGATGACCCGTCCGTGCTTGTTGGCGTGCGTGCCGAGCGCGATGTGCTGGTGGGTGCCGGACACCAGGTTCAGGACCTCGACGCAGTCGCCGCCGGACCAGACGCCCTCCGCGCCGCGCACCCGCATCGCCAGGTCGGTGAGCAGCCCGCCGTGCTCGCCGAGGGCGAGGCCCGCGTCCCGGGCGAGCCCGGTGTTGGGCTGGACGCCCAGCCCGAGCACCACCACGTCGGCCGGGTACTCGGCGTCCCCGGTCGCGACGGCCCGCACCCGTCCGTCGTCCCCGGTGAGCACCTTGCGCACCTCCGCGCCGGAGACCACCTCGATGCCCATGCCCTCCATCGCCTCGCGCACGAGCCGGCCCATGTCGGGGTCGAGCGTGGACATCGGCTGTTCACCGCGGTCGACGAGGGTGACGTCCAGGCCGCGGCGGATCATGGCCTCGGCCATCTCGACGCCGATGTAGCCGCCGCCGACGACCACGGCCCGCCGTGCGCCGCCGCGTTCCAGGGTGCGCAGCACGGCCTCGCCGTCGTCCAGGGTCTGCACACCGTGTACCCCGTCCGCGTCGATGCCGGGAATCCGCGGCCGGGTGGGGACGGCGCCGGTGGCGATGACGAGCTGGTCGAACCCGGTCCAGGACTCGGCGCCGCCCGCCACCTCCCGGGTGCGCACCCGCCGCCGGTCGAGGTCGATCCCGACGGCCTCGGCGCCGAGCCGCAGGTCGATCCCGCGCTCGCGGTGCTCGGCGGCGGTCCGCGCGACCAGCGCGTCCGCCCCGTCGACCTCGCCGCCGATCCAGTACGGGATGCCGCAGGCCGAGTAGGACGTGTGATGACCGCGCTCGAAGGCGATGATCTCCAGGTCGTCGGGGCCCCGGCGCCGGCGTGCCTGCGAGGCGGCCGACATCCCTGTCGCGTCCCCGCCGATGACGACCAGTCGTTCCGCCATGTCTCACACGCTCCTTGTCAGCCCGCGGCCACCGCGACCCGCGCCACCGCATGATCACTCAACGGTGCCCGGCCCCCGAGAGTTTCCCCGACCCGCCTGTCCGGGCGCGCCGCGGCTGCCGCACACTGGTGCGTCATGGAGCTGCAGATCACCGCGACCGCGCCCGAACACCCGGCGGCCCTCCTCGACCTGCCCTGGGGCATCCCGCTGGAGGAGTGGCCCGACGCCTACCTGGTCGCCCTGCCGCGCGGCATCTCGCGCCATGTGGTGCGGTTCGCCCGGGCCGGCGACGAGGTCGTCGCGGTGAAGGAGGTCGGCGAGTGGGCCGCCGTGCGCGAGTACGGGCTGCTGCGCGATCTCGACCGGATGGCGATACCCGCGGTCGACCCGGTCGCGGTGGTGACCGGCCGCACCGGCGCGGACGGGGAGCCGCTGGAGCCGGTGCTGATCACCCGGCACCTCAACGGTTCGCTGCCCTACCGGTCGATGTTCGAGACGACGATGCGGCCCGGCACCGTCAGCAGGCTCCTCGACGCCCTCGCCGTGCTGCTGGTCCGGCTGCACCTGACCGGCTTCGCGTGGGGTGACTGCAGCCTCTCCAACACGCTCTTCCGGCGGGACGCCGGAGCGTACGCCGCCTATCTGGTGGACGCCGAGACCGGCCAGATCCAGCCGAAGCTGACGCGCGGGCAGCGCGAGTACGACATCGAGGTCGCCCGGGTGAACATCTCGGGCGAGCTGATGGACCTGGAGGCGGGCGGCTCGCTGCACCCGTCGGTCGACCCGGTCCTGTTCGGCCAGGCGATCGCCGACCGGTACGAGGAGCTGTGGCACGAGCTGACCCGGGAGTCGGTCTATCCGGTCGGCAAGCGGCACTACATCGACCGG from the Streptomyces sp. RKAG293 genome contains:
- a CDS encoding deoxyxylulose-5-phosphate synthase gives rise to the protein MGVHRTHYVCLPCRASYKQEYGPERARRCPRCAAGLIHAGSAFAAPRRSDAPAWRVLTVLLTAGVGFHKSCCGGPGFRPRTLREVRENLAYAAATGEPVARALTGYRLSIADRRPGKPGSRPLKRR
- a CDS encoding FAD-dependent oxidoreductase — encoded protein: MAERLVVIGGDATGMSAASQARRRRGPDDLEIIAFERGHHTSYSACGIPYWIGGEVDGADALVARTAAEHRERGIDLRLGAEAVGIDLDRRRVRTREVAGGAESWTGFDQLVIATGAVPTRPRIPGIDADGVHGVQTLDDGEAVLRTLERGGARRAVVVGGGYIGVEMAEAMIRRGLDVTLVDRGEQPMSTLDPDMGRLVREAMEGMGIEVVSGAEVRKVLTGDDGRVRAVATGDAEYPADVVVLGLGVQPNTGLARDAGLALGEHGGLLTDLAMRVRGAEGVWSGGDCVEVLNLVSGTHQHIALGTHANKHGRVIGINIGGGYATFPGVVGTAVSKVCDVEIARTGLKESQARAAGLRFVTAVIESSSRAGYYPGAATMTVKMLAELRTGRLLGLQIVGREGAAKRVDIGAVALTAGMTVDQMTALDLGYAPPFSPVWDPVLVAARKAADKVEAELRGH
- a CDS encoding alpha/beta fold hydrolase codes for the protein MLSATGLTWPVRAAMRLRGFGISDRPADFGYSLEEHADAVAAVLEAAGVNGAEVVGHSMGGAVAIVLAHRRPDLVARLVLAEANLDPNPPAGADSSRIARYGEREFVEGGGFAAVLERVGPIWGATMRLADPVALYRTATRLARGTEPTMRTMLLAMDIPRIFLVGELSPDVDGRTELVAAGVDVETVPDAGHNMMFDNPGAFAAVIAGAGSAAVSSAA
- a CDS encoding DUF4032 domain-containing protein, whose product is MELQITATAPEHPAALLDLPWGIPLEEWPDAYLVALPRGISRHVVRFARAGDEVVAVKEVGEWAAVREYGLLRDLDRMAIPAVDPVAVVTGRTGADGEPLEPVLITRHLNGSLPYRSMFETTMRPGTVSRLLDALAVLLVRLHLTGFAWGDCSLSNTLFRRDAGAYAAYLVDAETGQIQPKLTRGQREYDIEVARVNISGELMDLEAGGSLHPSVDPVLFGQAIADRYEELWHELTRESVYPVGKRHYIDRRIRRLNELGFDVAEMQIQRSPDGDAVTFLPKVVDAGHHQRQLLRLTGMDAEENQARSLLNDLETWMASQDDYTPGDPLGARPEVLAHRWVREVFRPTVRAVPQELRASLDTAQVFHELLEHRWFLSEQAQHDVGLDAAIEDYVRAAAAGRSAAGHLEPATDAETTGP
- a CDS encoding PadR family transcriptional regulator, which codes for MIPNPRKRIAALTGHVKPVAESTLYPAIKRLEKADWLRRETQPGAVAAPRHVLTLTAEGRTELRRRLAEPAELDLSDENRWFTLLAFLRHLGDARQEAAVLRRRLAFLEQPASFFYDGDRPVRAEELDDLYRRGVLTIARATSRAELDWLRGTLKELGDDPDAK